In Leopardus geoffroyi isolate Oge1 chromosome D1, O.geoffroyi_Oge1_pat1.0, whole genome shotgun sequence, a single window of DNA contains:
- the NUMA1 gene encoding nuclear mitotic apparatus protein 1 isoform X1, with product MTLHATRAAALLSWVNSLHVASPVEAVLQLQDCSVFLKIIDGIHGTDEGQQILQQPVPERLDFVCSFLQKNRKHPSSPECLVSVQKVMEGSELELAKMTMLLLYHSTMSSKSPRDWEQFEYKIQAELAVILKFVLDHEDGLNLNEDLENFLQKAPVPSTCSSTISEELSPPSHQAKREIRFLELQKVASSSGNNFLSGSPASPMGDILQTPQFQMRRLKKQLADERNNRDELELELAENRKLLTEKDAQIAVMQQRIDRLALLNEKQAASPSEPRELEELRGKNESLTVRLHETLKQCQDLKTEKSQMDRKINQLSEENGDLSFKLREFASHLQQLQGALNELTEEHSKATREWVEKQAHLEKELSTALQDKKCLEEKNEILQGKLSQLEEHLAQLRENPPREKGEVLGDVLQLETLKQEAASLAADNTQLRARVEALETEQGQREAKLLAERGHFEEEKQQLAGLIAELQGSLSNLSQAKEDVEQASQAQEARLSARVTTLTAELTTLKATLQQQDQELAGLKQQAKKEQAQLAQSLQQQEQASQGLRQQVEQLSSSLKQKEKLLEEAAQEQEATRRDHAQRLAAAAEERQASLRERDSALQQLEVLEKEKTAKLEVLQQQLQAAKEARDSAQSSVTQAQQEKAELSQKVEELHACVEAARQEQSETQAQVVELKAQLRSEQQKAAERERVAQEKGQFQEQVRALEESLKITKGSLEEEKRRAADALEEQQRHISKLELETRCLVEQHKQERKELEEERAGRKGLEARLRQLGEAHQAEAEALRQELAEAIASQREAEGECEQLAKEVATWRERYEDSQQEEAQYGAMFQEQLMTLKEECEKARQELQEAKEKVAGIEAQSELQISRQQSEVAQLHANLARALQQVQEKEVRAQKLADDLSALQEKMAATSKEVARLEALVRKTGEQQESASHEVLKEPLRAGDRESEWPEERQGRPFCSTQAALQAMEREAEQMGSELERLRAALMESQGQQQEERGQQEREVARLTQERGRAQADLALEKAAKAELEMRLQNALNEQRVEFATLQEALAHALMEKEGKDQELAKLRGQEAAQRTELGELQQTVERLKEQLAKKEEERQQSLGMASGKDPSGSGAQSEATGESKRKGPELQVLQAEVSKLEQQCREHQEKASGLERSLERERTSRAEQAGALEALQGRLEEKAQELGRSQDTLAAAQRELATLRAKAQDHSKAEDEWKAQVTRGQQEAERKNSLISSLEEEVSILNRQVLEKEGESKELKRLVIAESEKSQKLEERLRLLQAETASNSARAAERSSALREEVQTLREEAEKQRVASESLRQELASQAERAEELGQELKAWQEKFFQKEQALSALQLEHTSTQALVSELLPAKHLCQQLQAEQAAAEKRHREELEQSKQAAGGLRAELMRAQRELGELVPLRQKLAEQERAAQQLRAEKASYAEQLSMLKKAHGLLAEENRGLGERASLGRQFLEVELDQAREKHGQELAAVRADAETRLAEMQREAQNTARELEVMTAKYESAKVKVLEERQRFQDERQKLTAQVEQLEVFQREQTKQVEELSKKLADHDQASKVQQQKLKAQGGESQQEAQRLQAQLNELQAQLNQKEQAAEHYKLQMEKAKTHYDAKKQQNQELQEQLRGLEQLQKENKELRAEAERLGRELQQAGLKTKEAEQTCRHLTAQVRSLEAQVAHADQQLRDLGKFQVATDALKSREPQAKPQLDLSIDSLDLSCEEGTPLTITSKLPRTQPDGTSIPGEPASPISQRLPPKVESLESLYFTPIPARGQAPLESSLDSLGDVFLDSGRKTRSARRRTTQIINITMTKKLDVEEPDSANSSFYSTQSAPASQAGPRATSSTQSLARLGSPDDGNSALLSLPGYRPTTRSSARRSQAGVSSGAPPGRNSFYMGTCQDEPEQLDDWNRIAELQQRNRVCPPHLKTCYPLESRPSLSLATITDEEMKTGDPQETLRRASMQPAQIAEGMGITTRQQRKRVSSEPHQGPGTPESKKATSCFPRPMTPRDRHEGRKQSTNEAQKRAAPAVKQADRRQSMAFNILNTPKKLGNSLLRRGASKKAPSKASPNTRSGTRRSPRIATTAASAATAAAIAAATATPRAKGKAKH from the exons ATGACCATGCTGCTGTTATACCACTCCACCATGAGCTCCAAAAGTCCCAGGGACTGGGAACAATTTGAATATAAGATTCAG GCTGAGTTAGCAGTCATTCTCAAATTTGTGCTGGACCATGAGGATGGGCTAAACCTGAATGAGGACCTAGAGAACTTCTTGCAGAAAG CTCCTGTCCCTTCCACCTGCTCCAGCACCATCTCCGAAGAGCTGTCCCCACCCAGCCACCAGGCCAAAAGGGAGATTCGCTTCCTAGAGCTTCAGAAGGTTGCCTCTTCCAGTGGGAACAA CTTCCTCTCAGGTTCTCCAGCCTCCCCTATGGGCGACATTCTGCAAACCCCACAATTCCAGATGAGACGGCTGAAGAAGCAGCTCGCCGATGAGAGAAATAATAGAGatgagctggagctggagctggctGAGAACCGCAAGCTCCTTACTGAGAAGG ATGCGCAGATAGCTGTGATGCAGCAGCGCATTGACCGCCTGGCGCTGCTCAACGAGAAGCAGGCGGCCAGCCCGTCGGAGCCCAGGGAGCTTGAGGAGCTCCGCGGCAAGAATGAGAG CCTCACTGTGCGTCTCCATGAGACTCTGAAGCAGTGTCAGGACCTGAAGACAGAGAAGAGCCAGATGGATCGCAAAATTAACCAGCTTTCTGAGGAGAATGGGGACCTTTCCTTTAAG CTGCGGGAGTTTGCCAGTCACCTGCAGCAACTACAGGGTGCCCTCAATGAGCTGACAGAAGAGCACAGCAAAGCCACTCGAGAGTGGGTGGAGAAACAGGCCCACCTTGAGAAGGAGCTCAGCACAGCCCTGCAGGACAAG AAATGCcttgaagaaaagaatgaaatccttcaGGGAAAACTTTCACAGCTGGAAGAACATTTGGCCCAGCTGCGGGAGAACCCACCCCGGGAGAAGGGCGAAGTGCTGGGTGACGTCTTGCAG CTGGAAACCCTGAAGCAGGAGGCAGCCTCTCTCGCTGCGGACAACACCCAGCTCCGAGCCAGGGTGGAGGCTCTAGAGACCGAGCAGGGCCAGCGGGAAGCCAAGCTGCTTGCTGAGCGGGGCcactttgaagaagaaaagcagcagCTGGCTGGCCTGATTGCCGAGCTGCAGGGCTCCCTGTCCAACCTCAGCCAGGCCAAAGAAGACGTGGAGCAGGCCTCTCAGGCTCAGGAGGCTCGGTTGTCTGCCCGGGTGACCACGCTGACTGCTGAGCTCACCACCCTCAAAGCCACTCTCCAGCAGCAGGATCAAGAACTGGCTGGCCTGAAGCAGCAGGCCAAAAAGGAGCAGGCCCAGCTAGCGCAGAGCCTCCAGCAGCAAGAACAGGCCTCTCAGGGCCTCCGCCAGCAGGTGGAGCAGCTGAGCAGCAGCCTGAAGCAAAAGGAGAAGCTGTTAGAGGAAGCTGCCCAGGAGCAGGAGGCAACCAGGCGAGACCATGCCCAGCGACTGGCCGCTGCAGCTGAGGAGCGGCAGGCCTCTTTAAGGGAGAGGGATTCGGCCCTCCAGCAGCTGGAAGTATTGGAGAAGGAGAAGACTGCCAAGCTAGAGGTCCTGCAACAGCAACTTCAGGCTGCTAAGGAAGCCCGGGACAGTGCCCAGTCCTCGGTGACTCAGGCCCAGCAGGAGAAGGCAGAGCTGAGCCAGAAAGTGGAGGAACTCCATGCCTGTGTTGAGGCAGCCcgccaggagcagagtgagaccCAGGCCCAGGTGGTAGAGCTAAAGGCCCAACTAAGGTCTGAGCAACAAAAAGCAGCTGAGCGAGAAAGGGTGGCCCAGGAGAAGGGCCAGTTCCAGGAGCAGGTCCGGGCTCTTGAGGAGTCCTTGAAGATCACCAAGGGCAGCCTGGAAGAGGAGAAGCGCAGGGCTGCAGACGCCCTGGAGGAGCAGCAGCGTCACATCTCCAAGCTGGAGTTGGAGACCCGGTGCCTGGTGGAACAGCATAAGCAGGAGCGGAAGGAGCTAGAAGAAGAGCGGGCTGGGCGCAAGGGGCTGGAGGCCCGATTACGGCAGCTTGGGGAGGCCCATCAGGCCGAGGCGGAAGCCCTGCGGCAGGAACTGGCAGAGGCCATAGCCTCCCAGCGCGAAGCTGAGGGGGAGTGTGAACAGCTTGCCAAGGAGGTGGCCACCTGGCGCGAGCGGTACGAGGACAGCCAGCAGGAGGAGGCACAGTACGGTGCCATGTTCCAGGAGCAGCTGATGACCCTGAAGGAGGAATGTGAGAAGGCCCGCCAGGAACTACAGGAGGCCAAGGAGAAGGTGGCAGGGATAGAGGCCCAAAGTGAGCTCCAGATAAGCCGGCAGCAGAGTGAAGTAGCTCAGCTCCACGCCAACCTGGCCAGGGCTCTCCAGCAGGTCCAGGAGAAGGAGGTCAGGGCCCAGAAGCTTGCAGACGACCTCTCCGCTCTGCAAGAGAAGATGGCCGCCACCAGCAAGGAGGTGGCCCGCCTGGAGGCTTTAGTGCGCAAGACAGGGGAGCAGCAGGAATCAGCCTCCCACGAGGTACTCAAGGAGCCGCTGAGGGCaggagacagagagtcagagtgGCCAGAAGAGCGGCAGGGACGCCCGTTCTGCAGCACGCAGGCTGCACTGCAGGCCATGGAGCGGGAGGCAGAGCAAATGGGCAGTGAACTGGAGAGACTGCGGGCTGCACTGATGGAGAGCCAGGGCCAGCAGCAGGAGGAGCGtgggcagcaggagagggaggtggcCCGTCTGACCCAGGAGCGGGGCAGGGCCCAAGCCGATCTGGCCCTGGAGAAGGCCGCCAAGGCGGAGCTGGAGATGCGGCTGCAGAATGCCCTCAATGAACAGCGTGTGGAGTTTGCTACCCTGCAGGAAGCCCTGGCCCACGCCctgatggaaaaggaaggaaaggatcaGGAGCTGGCCAAGCTTCGTGGGCAGGAGGCAGCCCAGAGAACAGAGCTTGGGGAGCTTCAGCAGACTGTGGAGCGACTGAAGGAACAGCTGGCTAAGAAAGAGGAGGAGCGCCAACAGTCTTTAGGGATGGCCAGCGGAAAAGACCCTTCTGGGTCAGGAGCACAGTCTGAGGCTACTGGAGAGAGCAAGCGAAAAGGTCCTGAGCTGCAGGTTCTGCAGGCAGAGGTGAGCAAGCTGGAGCAGCAGTGCCGGGAGCACCAGGAGAAGGCCTCCGGCCTGGAGCGCAGCCTGGAGCGTGAGCGCACCTCCCGCGCTGAGCAGGCTGGTGCTCTGGAGGCCTTGCAGGGCCGGTTAGAGGAGAAGGCCCAGGAGCTGGGGCGCAGTCAGGACACCTTAGCTGCAGCCCAAAGGGAGCTGGCCACCCTCCGCGCCAAGGCCCAAGACCACAGCAAGGCTGAGGATGAGTGGAAGGCTCAAGTGACCCGGGGCCAGCAGGAGGCGGAGAGGAAAAACAGCCTCATCAGCAGCTTGGAAGAGGAGGTCTCTATCCTGAACCGCCAGGTCCtggagaaagagggtgagagcaAGGAGTTGAAGCGGCTGGTCATAGCTGAGTCCGAGAAGAGCCAGAAGCTAGAGGAGAGGCTGCGTCTGCTCCAGGCAGAGACGGCCAGCAACAGCGCCAGGGCCGCCGAACGCAGCTCTGCTCTGCGGGAGGAGGTCCAGACCCTccgggaggaggcagagaaacagcGGGTGGCTTCAGAGAGCCTGCGGCAGGAGCTGGCCTCACAGGCAGAGCGAGCAGAGGAGCTGGGCCAAGAATTAAAGGCATGGCAGGAGAAGTTCTTCCAGAAGGAGCAGGCCCTTTCTGCCCTACAGCTTGAGCACACCAGCACTCAGGCTCTGGTGAGCGAGCTGCTGCCCGCCAAGCACCTGTGCCAGCAGCTGCAGGCTGAGCAGGCAGCCGCTGAGAAACGCCATCGTGAGGAGCTGGAGCAAAGCAAGCAGGCGGCCGGCGGGCTGCGGGCAGAGCTGATGCGAGCCCAGCGGGAGCTCGGGGAGCTGGTGCCCCTGCGGCAGAAGTTGGCGGAGCAAGAGCGAGCAGCTCAGCAGCTGCGGGCTGAGAAGGCCAGCTATGCAGAGCAGCTGAGCATGCTGAAGAAGGCTCATGGCCTGCTGGCAGAGGAGAACCGGGGGCTGGGCGAGCGGGCCAGCCTTGGCCGGCAATTTTTGGAAGTGGAGCTGGACCAGGCCAGGGAGAAGCATGGCCAAGAGCTGGCAGCCGTGCGTGCTGATGCCGAGACCCGTCTGGCTGAGATGCAGCGGGAAGCACAAAACACGGCCCGGGAGCTGGAGGTGATGACTGCCAAGTACGAGAGTGCCAAGGTCAAGGTCCTGGAGGAGAGGCAGCGGTTCCAGGATGAGAGGCAGAAACTCACTGCCCAG GTGGAACAGCTAGAGGTATTTCAGAGAGAGCAAACTAAGCAG GTGGAAGAACTGAGTAAGAAGTTAGCTGACCATGACCAAGCCAGTAAGGTGCAGCAACAGAAGTTGAAG gcccagggaggggagagccagCAAGAGGCTCAACGCCTCCAGGCCCAGCTGAACGAGCTGCAGGCCCAGCTGAACCAGAAGGAGCAGGCAGCTGAGCACTATAAGCTGCAG ATGGAGAAAGCTAAGACCCACTATGATGCCAAGAAGCAGCAGAACCAAGAGCTGCAGGAGCAGCTACGGGGCCTGGAGCAGCTACAGAAGGAGAACAAGGAGCTGCGGGCTGAAGCCGAACGGCTGGGTCGGGAGCTGCAGCAGGCTGGGCTGAAGACCAAGGAGGCTGAGCAGACCTGCCGCCACCTTACTGCCCAGGTGCGCAGCCTGGAGGCACAG GTTGCCCACGCTGACCAGCAGCTTCGAGACCTGGGCAAGTTCCAGGTGGCAACTGATGCCCTGAAGAGCCGGGAGCCCCAGGCGAAGCCTCAGCTGGACTTGAGCATTGACAGCTTGGATTTGAGCTGCGAGGAGGGGACTCCCCTTACCATCACCAG CAAGCTGCCTCGAACCCAGCCAGATGGCACCAGCATCCCTGGAGAGCCAGCTTCCCCCATCTCCCAGCGCCTGCCCCCCAAGGTAGAATCCCTTGAGAGCCTCTACTTCACCCCCATCCCTGCTCGGGGTCAGGCCCCACTGGAGAGCAGCTTGGACTCCCTGGGGGACGTCTTCCTGGATTCAGGCCGGAAGACCCGCTCCGCCCGTCGGCGCACCACTCAGATCATCAACATCACCATGACCAAG AAGCTAGACGTGGAAGAGCCGGACAGCGCCAATTCATCCTTCTATAGCACACAGTCGGCCCCTGCTTCCCAGGCTGGCCCACGAGCCACCTCTTCCACCCAGTCTCTAGCCCGCCTGGGCTCTCCTGACGATGGCAACTCCGCTCTGCTCAGCCTGCCTGGCTACCGGCCCACCACTCGCAGCTCTGCTCGCCGCTCCCAGGCTGGGGTATCCAGCGGGGCCCCTCCAG GAAGGAATAGCTTCTACATGGGCACCTGCCAGGATGAGCCTGAGCAGCTGGATGACTGGAATCGCATTGCAGAGCTGCAGCAGCGCAATCGAGTATGCCCCCCACACTTGAAGACCTGCTATCCCCTGGAGTCCCGG CCTTCCCTGAGCCTGGCTACCATCACGGATGAGGAGATGAAAACTGGTGACCCCCAGGAGACCCTGCGCCGAGCCAGCATGCAGCCAGCCCAGATAGCCGAGGGCATGGGGATCACTACCCGGCAGCAGCGCAAACGGGTCTCCTCAGAGCCCCACCAGGGCCCTGGTACCCCTGAG TCTAAGAAGGCCACCAGCTGTTTCCCACGCCCCATGACTCCCCGGGACCGACACGAAGGGCGCAAACAGAGCACTAATGAGGCCCAGAAGAGAGCAGCTCCGGCTGTTAAACAG GCTGACCGCCGCCAGTCGATGGCTTTTAACATCCTCAACACACCCAAGAAGCTCGGGAATAGCCTGTTGCGGAGGGGAGCCTCCAAGAAAGCCCCATCCAAGGCCTCTCCCAACACCCGCAGCGGGACCCGCCGCTCTCCTCGCATTGCCACCACCGCAGCCAGCGCTGCCACTGCTGCTGCCATAGCTGCCGCCACTGCCACCCCTCGGGCCAAGGGCAAG gcaAAGCACTGA